In Delphinus delphis chromosome 11, mDelDel1.2, whole genome shotgun sequence, one genomic interval encodes:
- the SMIM41 gene encoding small integral membrane protein 41 — MNGSQADVTARAAWLSSCCNQSGVLPEPPEGPRAVQAAVLGVLSLLVLCGLLFLGAGLLLRAQGLTALLARELRASREGEPGGASGGEDDS, encoded by the coding sequence ATGAACGGCTCGCAGGCGGACGTCACAGCCCGGGCCGCCTGGCTGAGCTCCTGTTGCAACCAGTCGGGGGTGCTGCCGGAGCCCCCCGAGGGGCCGCGCGCCGTGCAGGCGGCGGTGCTGGGCGTGCTGTCGCTGCTCGTGCTCTGCGGGCTCCTGTTCCTGGGCGCCGGCCTACTGCTTCGCGCCCAGGGTCTGACGGCGCTGCTGGCCCGAGAGCTGCGCGCGTCCCGGGAGGGAGAGCCCGGCGGCGCCAGTGGCGGCGAGGATGACTCGTAG
- the ATG101 gene encoding autophagy-related protein 101 — protein MNCRSEVLEVSVEGRQVEEAMLAVLHTVLLHRSTGKFHYKKEGTYSIGTVGTQDVDCDFIDFTYVRVSSEELDRALRKVVGEFRDALRNSGGDGLGQMSLEFYQKKKSRWPFSDECIPWEVWTVKVHVVALATEQERQICREKVGEKLCEKITNIVEVMNRHEYLPKMPTQSEVDNVFDTGLRDVQPYLYKISFQITDALGSSVTTTMRRLIKDTLAL, from the exons ATGAACTGTCGCTCGGAGGTGCTGGAGGTGTCGGTGGAGGGGCGGCAGGTGGAGGAGGCTATGCTGGCCGTGCTGCACACGGTGCTCCTGCACCGCAGCACCGGCAAGTTCCACTACAAGAAGGAGGGCACCTACTCCATCGGCACCGTGGGCACCCAGGACGTTGACTGCGACTTCATCGACTTCACCTACGTGCGCGTCTCGTCTGAGGAGTTGGACCGCGCCCTGCGCAAGGTCGTCGGGGAGTTCAGG GATGCTCTGCGAAACTCCGGGGGTGATGGGCTGGGCCAGATGTCCTTGGAGTTCTATCAGAAGAAGAAGTCTCGCTGGCCTTTCTCAGACGAGTGCATCCCCTGGGAGGTGTGGACGGTCAAGGTGCACGTGGTGGCCCTGGCCACGGAGCAGGAACGGCAGATCTGCCGGGAGAAGGTGGGTGAGAAGCTCTGCGAGAAGATCACCAACATTGTAGAGGTGATGAACCGGCACGAGTACCTGCCCAAGATGCCCACGCAGTCGGAGGTGGACAACGTGTTTGACACAGGCTTGCGGGACGTGCAGCCCTACCTCTACAAGATCTCCTTCCAAATCACCGATGCCCTGGGCTCCTCCGTCACCACCACCATGCGCAGGCTCATCAAAGACACCCTGGCCCTCTAG